In Neptuniibacter halophilus, the genomic stretch GCAGCCACGATTACCAGGCTCGGTGCAGCAGAGATCATGCTGTATTTATCCATAGAACTGTCCTCAGATTTTTTTAGTAATGTTCAGGGATCGGCGAACCAGTCTCATAATTTCTCAGAGGAGCTGTTCCTGGGTCCCTTTTATTGCCGCACATTATATCGAGATAGACTTCCCTGTCTATCCACCTGAGGTGCATATAAACCATGCATTTCACATGGTTATAGGTTATTTTCCTGGCTCAAGCCGTTTCAGCAGGCTGGATGTATCAAAACGCCCGCCCCCCTGAGACTGCACATCTGCATAGAACTGATCCACCAATGCAGTTACGGGCAATTTCGCGCCGTTTTTACGTGCCTCTTCGAGGACGATATTCAGATCTTTGCGCATCCAGTCCACCGCAAAACCAAAATCAAACTCGTCGGCAATCATGGTCTGATGGCGGTTGACCATCTGCCATGAGCCTGCAGCACCGTGCTGGATCACGTCAAATACCTGCTCCGCATCCAGACCGGCACGCTTGGCAAAATGCACACCCTCAGCCAGACCCTGTACCAGACCGGCGATACAGATCTGATTAACCATCTTAGCTAACTGCCCGGAACCGGCATCCCCCAGCAAACGGATCGATTTGGAATAACAATCCATCACAGCTTCAGCCTTTTCAAAGATTCGCGCATCGCCGCCAACCATTACGCTGAGTACGCCATTCTCAGCACCGGCCTGACCGCCGGATACCGGCGCATCAAGAAAACCGACACCCTGCTCAGCGGCGCGCTCAGCCAGCTCACGGGCGATTTCAGCCGATGCGGTGGTGTGGTCAACCAGAATAGAACCTGCCTGCATGCCAGCCAGCACGCCCTGCTCTGTGCAGGTGACTTCGCGCAGATCATCATCATTACCGACACAGGTAAAAACAATCTCGGCACCTTCGGCTGCTGCTGCCGGGGTCAGTGCGTAACTGCCCTTGTAATCATCTACCCAGGCTTCCGCTTTGGTAGCCGTGCGGTTATAGACTTTGACCTCATGGCCGGCCTTCGACAGGTGTCCTGCCATTGGGTAACCCATAACACCCAGACCAATAAATGCGACTTTCATAATAATCCTTCACTGGTTAATTATTATTGGATGGCAGTGAGTATATAGGATCATCCTGATAATTCCCTAATAGGCCCGGTTACGGGATACTGTTATGATCCAGCTCAGTTGCCAACAAACCGTGCTGACTCCTGTATCACATTTTATGGAGCTGATATGAATCATATACTTCGTCTGTGTTTGCTGAGCCTTTTGCTGCTGACACCTCCCCTGCACGCCGCACCCGCCAACCTGTATCAGCTCAGTTATTCCGATCTGACCAACACCCCTGTTTCGCTGGCGCAATACAAAGGCAAAGTGATACTGCTGAATTTCTGGGCAACCTGGTGTCCGCCCTGTATCAAAGAGATGCCCTCTATGCAGCGTCTGAAAACGCAGTTAGCGGATCAGCCATTTGAAATCGTTGCGATCAATATGGGTGAAGACAGCCAGTCTGTCACAGACTTCCTGCAGCAACTGGAAACGCAACTCAGTTTTCCTGTGCTGCTTGATCCGGACAATGACTCTTTTAAAACCTTCAAGGTTCGCGGTTTGCCGATGACATTGCTCTATGATCAGGAGGGTAATCTGGTAGAAACCATCATGGGGGTCAGAGAGTGGGATCAGCCCTCAGCCGTTGCAGGCATTAAGGCACTGATCCGCAGATAGGCCAGAGTCAGCGCTCTGGCCTCGGATCGGCGAGCGTTTATTCAGCCAGAACAGCCGCTGCTGCCTGTGCTGCCACACCGGTATTGATCGGTGCCTGCATCGCGCTCAGTGTGTTCTCCAGTGCATCCAGACACAGCATGACGTTACGCTGAGTGCAGGCGCTGCCCATGAGGCCGATGCGCCATACTTTACCTGCCAGATCACCAAGCCCTGCGCCGATCTCCAGATTGTAGTTCTGCAGGAGCGCAGTGCGCACCTGAGCATCATCGACACCTTCAGGAATCATAACGGAGTTGAGCTGTGGCAGACGGCTCTCTTCATCAACCAGAAAGCCGATCCCCATCGCTTCCAGCCCTGCGCGCAGTGCCAGATGCAGCTTCTGATGACGGGCCCAGGCATTTTCCAGCCCTTCTTCCTCAACCATTACCAAAGCTTCATGCAAAGCGTAAAGGGAATTAACCGGAGCCGTATGGTGGTAGGCACGTTTACCGCCGCCTCCCCAGTAACCCATGACCAGATTCTTATCCAGAAACCAGCTCGGCACCGGCGTTTTCCGGTTTTTCACGGCTTCAACTGCCCGAGGGCTGAAGCTGACCGGCGAGATACCCGGTGGGCAGGACAGACACTTCTGGGTACCAGAATAGATCGCATCGATTCCCCAGCCATCGACATCAACCTCAATACCACCCAGTGAGGTAACCGCATCGACAATCGTCAGGGCACCGTTTTCCTTGGCAATCTGGCATAAAGTGCGGGCATCGGAACGCACACCGGTCGACGTTTCGGCGTGAACAAAAGCCAGCACCTTAACATCATCATGTTCGGCAAAGGCTGCTTTTACTTTCTCAGGATCAACCGGCTTACCCCAGTCATCCTGCAACAAAATGCATTCGCCACCGAAGCGCTCAACATTCTCTTTCATCCGACCACCGAAAACGCCGTTCTGGCAGACAATCACCTTGTCACCCGGCTCAACCAGGTTAACAAAGCACGCTTCCATTCCGGCAGAACCCGGTGCGGAAACCGGTAGCGTGAGTTCGTTGTCGGTTTTGAACAGGCTTTTCAGCATGCCTTTAAGTTCATCCATCATCCGGATGAATTCAGGATCAAGGTGGCCGATGGTGGGCCGCGCCATAGCAGCCAGTACACGTGGACTCACATCGGAGGGGCCCGGGCCCATCAGCGTCCGCTGGGGCGGGTGGAAAGAGGTTGTCATTATAAGGCCTTTACGCTCAGGTAGTTATAAAGGCCCTATTTGTATCAGTTGGCTGCTAACTCGGCAATCATCGCTATGATCATTTCAGCCGAATGTCTAGCAGCGGTGACCAGGAACTGATCAAAAGAGATACCGGATTCCTGACCGGCAATGTCAGACAGTGCACGAATCACAATAAACGGGGTTTTAAACTGGGTACAGGTCTGAGCAATCGCCGCCGCTTCCATCTCAACCGCTTTCATCTGCGGAAACAGCTTACGTTTACGCTCAGTACGCGCCGGATCATTCATAAACTGATCGCCGGTACAGATCAGACCGCGTGTGGTCTGCATACCTTCCATACGGGCAATGCAGCGTTCCGCAATCTCTGCCAGCGTAGGGTCCGGGGAAAACGCAGCCGGCTGACGTGGTACCTGGCCATATTCATAACCGAAAACAGTCAGATCAACATCGTGATGACGCACTTCCGAGGAGATAACAATATCACCCACCTGAAGTGAAGGATCAAAACCGCCGGCAGACCCCGTATTGATAATGCAGTCCGGCTTGAAGACCTGCAGCAGAATGGTTGTGCCAATCGCTGCATTCACTTTACCAATGCCGGATTTGAGCAGAACAATATCTTTACCATGGAGGGTACCGGTAAACAGGTGGTAACCCGCAATTTCATGGTCTTCCCGATCCTGAAGAGAGGACTTCAGCAGCTCAATCTCTTCATCCATCGCACCGATAATGCCGATACGTATATCACCGCTTTTCTGCTTCAGCAGATCCGCCAGGGTCTGTTCAGTGCTCATCTAACTTAGCTACCACCTGCCAGGTAATGGGGGTTTAAATTAAAGCGCGATTAGAGCACAGCTCCGGTTAAAAACCTAGCGCTCCGAGTATAGATTATTGGTTAATATGCCGTTTTTTTCCTCTCCGGCTTCGCCAGCAAACATAAGGCCTCAGAGCGGATACTTTCCCTGCCAGCCAAATTCAGAAAACAACTGCTGTGTGTACTCATCAACCGGAGCGGTAAAATGCATCGTTTCGCCCGTAGCCGGATGCCTGAAAGACAATTCGGTCGCCATCAACATCAGCCTGTCCAGATCGTAACGCGCCCGCAGGGCCTTGTTATGTTTGTTATCGCCATGCTTGGTGTCGCCGGCAATCGGATGAAAGATATGCTTCATATGCCGGCGAATCTGGTGCTTTCTGCCGGTCTCCGGCCGCACCTCGACCAGCGAGTAACGGGATTGCTCATAACGTCCAACCGGCATGTCGATCTCGACCTGAGCAAGGCAACGGTAATTCGATACCGCTGACTGTGGCTCTTTATCCTGACTGGCATGTTTATCCGCAATTTTATCCAGTTGTTCCAGCAACGGGTAATCGATACACCCCGCTTCAGGAACATAGCCACGGCACATGCAGAGATACGTTTTGGCGACATCCCGCTGCTCAAACAAAAGGTTAAGATCTCTGGCTATCTCTTTGTTTTTACCAAATAAAATAACCCCTGATGTAGGCCGGTCGAGACGATGTATTGTGTACGGGCTTCCCCCTTCGAAGTATTCTTTAAGCATCGAAGCGAGGTTGGGTGTACCCCGTGGCGCAAGCCAGCTCGGATGCACCAGCAGACCGGAAGGCTTATTGATGGCGATCAGATGATCGTCCTCATAGATAATATTCAGATCTGTCATGGCGGGGATCCCGTATAAAGCCGGTAATAGTTGGATAATCAGGAGCGCAGATTCTACCCCTGCGCAAATCTAAGTAAAGAACCTTGAAAAACCAACCAAAATACTTATATATAAGGTAACTCAACAGGGAAATGAATTTCGAGGACACTATGCGTAACATCAACACATATCAAACACAGTCCGGAGCCTCTGCGCTGCAGACCAACAAGGTGCTGAGAAACACCTATTTCCTGCTTGGTCTGACCCTCGCATGGTCCGCTCTGATCGCCGGTGTTGCTGCTGTGATGGCACTGCCCCATCCAGGCTTCCTGATCACCATCGTCGGCTTCTATGGCCTGCTCTATCTGACCGAGAAAAACCGCAACAGCGGTCTTGGCCTGCTGTTCGTATTTATGCTGACAGGCTTTATGGGCTACACCCTGGGGCCGATCATTAACTACGCCACTGTCGGCGGAGGCAGCGAGATTGTGATGACCGCACTGGGCGGTACAGCACTGGCATTCTTCGTTACTTCTGCATATGCCCTGACCACTAAACGCGACCTCTCCTTCCTGGCGGGCATGCTGATGACAGGCTTTGTGGTACTGATCGTGGCTGTCATTGCCAACATCTTCCTGCAGATGCCGGCACTGACACTGGCTATCTCTGCGATGTTTATCCTGTTCTCCTCTGCAGCGATCATGTTCACTACTCAGCAGATCGTTAATGGCGGTGAGACTAACTACATCTCAGCGACGGTGACACTGTATGTCTCCATCTACAACATCTTTATCAGCCTGCTGAATATGCTTGGCATCATGGACGACTGATCGCCAGCCCCTTAAACAAGCCCCGCTTTCTTTGTTAAGATGGCGGGGCTTTTTATTTCTACAGTATCCGGTTATGAAATTTTCCTTAATTGTTCAGTCATCCCCCTGCAGCCAGCAGGCAGCTTCTACAGCCTTGCGTTATGCCAGAGCACTGCTCAGCGAAGGCCACGAGCTGTTTCGGGTTTTCTTCTATGCGGACGGCACCCTGATTGCTAACTCACAAATAGCACCACCACAGGATGAAACCCACCTTCCCGCAGAGTGGCAGACACTGGCCAAAGAACACAAGCTGGATCTGGTTGTCTGCATTGCTGCGGCGGTTAAGCGAGGCGTACTCAGTGATCAGGAAGCGCAACGTTATGAAAAGCCCGCTGGTAATCTGGCTCCCCGGTTTGAGCTCTCCGGTCTTGGACAACTGGCAGAAGCCATTGCGCTGTCTGACCGCGTTGTGACGTTTGGGGGCTGATGATGAGCGAGAATAAATCCGTTCTGATTATTAATCGCAGCGCCCCCTACGGTAGCAGCGCTGCACGTGAATCGCTGGATGTGGCCCTGACCTGCTCAATTTTCGAAATGCCGGTCAGCCTGCTGTTTCTGTCTGATGGCATTTTCCAGTTACTGCAGGGGCAGTCCCCTGAGGCACTTGAGCAGAAAAAGCTTGAGGCCATGCTCAGTGCCTTACCCATGTATGACATCGATCAGATACTGGTTTGCAGGGAAGACTTCGAACAACACGGCCTGAGCGAAGCGCAACTGTGCCTGCCGGTTCAACTGATCGATGCCGATCAGATCGCTTCATTGATCCAGAAACACGACACGGTTTTGACCTTCTGATGACCCTACACCTGCTGAATAAATCGCCTGAAAACCAACCGTTGATTCAACGGATGCTGCAGAGCATGGCTCAGGGTGATGCCCTGCTTCTGATTGAGGATGGCGTGTACAACGCACTGCCTGCTTATCAGCCTGCCTTTAACAACCTTCCTGAGAATGTCTCCCTGTTTGCGCTCGAGGCTGACTACCAGGCCCGCGGCCTCACAGGCCAGATCTCTGCGCAGTTTACGCCTGCCAACGACAGGATGTTTGTGCGCCTCAGTTGCGAACACTCCAAAGTCGTGAGCTGGTTTTAATCATGGGTATAGCATTTGACGACGAGGGCTACCTGCGCAATCTGGCAGACTGGAGCCCGGCTGTAGCAGAACAGGTCGCCAGCGCTGAAGGGATCGAGCTGAGCGCTGCACACTGGGAGATTATTGAGGTGATCCGCGATTTCTATCAGCAATTCGAACTCTCCCCCGCCATGCGCCCGCTGGTGAAAGCTGTTGCCATTAAATTAGGCCCGGAGAAAGGTAAGAGTATCTACCTTATGAAACTGTTCCCGGGCAGCCCGGCCAAGCTCGTTGCTAAAATTGCCGGTTTACCCAAACCCGATAATTGCCTTTGACAGACATCATAGTTCAGCCCATCTGGCTGAAATAATTAAAAAAATTACGCAATCATTTGTTTAAACCATACTCTAGCTGGTCTATCCTTTAACAAACAAATCAGCACAGCTTTCACCTGCGGTAAAGCTGTGGGATACTCGATTTTCAGTTGCTGCGGCTCTTTACCGAGCCCAACAGCCACCGGTAGTAAAACAGGTATAGGTAAATCACGATGGGTCTAGAATCAGCTGCGGAACATCTGAAAAAACTGCAATCTGAACATATGATTGGTCAGGAGGCGAACGACGCCAAACGCGGCAATCAGGAAGAAGTGGTATACCACCAGTGGGCGACGTTTAAGGTAGACAACGAGCTCTACGGTGTCGATGTCATTCAGGTTAAAGAAGTCCTGCGCTACAGCGAAATTACACCGGTGCCCGGTGCGGACTATTTTATTCTCGGCATTATCAACCTGCGTGGTAACGTGGTTACGGTAATCGATACCCGGCAGATGTTTGGCCTGAGCCGCCATGAACCGGACGACGACACGCGCATCATCGTGGTTGAGTATAACGAACAGGAAGTGGTTGGGCTGGTAGTCGACAGCGTTGACGAAGTGATCAACCTGCCACAGCAGGATATCGATCGCGCACCCAACGCCACCGGCGAAGAGACGGCTAAGCGTTTTGTTCAGGGTGTTTGCTACTACAATAACATCCTGATTATCCTGCTTGATCTGCTGAAGATGCTGCAGAGCATCACCCCGATGGAAGTAAGTGACGAATTCTGACATCTCCATCAGCAGAAATATGAAGAAAGGCTGCAACCGCAGCCTTTTTTTGTGCCCTACCGACCGATATGAACGGCTATCTTGCGTGAGGAAGCATGATGTCTATGCTCCCAGCAAAACACACCCTGCCAGGTCCCCAGACATAACCGGCCGGATTTTATCGGTATCGACAAACTGGTGCTGGTCAGAGCACTTTTAATGTGGGCCGGCATATCATCCGCGCCCTCAAAGGTATGGGTGTAAAGCGAATCGTTTTCCGGCACCAACCGCGCCAGCCAGCGCTCAAGGTCATGCTGTGCACTGGGGTCGGCGTTCTCCTGAATCGTCAGGCTGGCGCTGGTATGCTGAATCAGCAACGTACACAACCCCTCCTCCGTCCCGGAACGATCAACCAGCGCCTGAACCTGCGCGGTGAACTCAAACAGGCCCTGACGACCGGTGCTGACTGTAAGAATCTCTACCATAAAAAATGCCCCTCCGATGAAGGGGCACTTTAGCAGATCAGAACCGAAA encodes the following:
- the tusB gene encoding sulfurtransferase complex subunit TusB, translated to MTLHLLNKSPENQPLIQRMLQSMAQGDALLLIEDGVYNALPAYQPAFNNLPENVSLFALEADYQARGLTGQISAQFTPANDRMFVRLSCEHSKVVSWF
- a CDS encoding pseudouridine synthase, which encodes MTDLNIIYEDDHLIAINKPSGLLVHPSWLAPRGTPNLASMLKEYFEGGSPYTIHRLDRPTSGVILFGKNKEIARDLNLLFEQRDVAKTYLCMCRGYVPEAGCIDYPLLEQLDKIADKHASQDKEPQSAVSNYRCLAQVEIDMPVGRYEQSRYSLVEVRPETGRKHQIRRHMKHIFHPIAGDTKHGDNKHNKALRARYDLDRLMLMATELSFRHPATGETMHFTAPVDEYTQQLFSEFGWQGKYPL
- a CDS encoding secondary thiamine-phosphate synthase enzyme YjbQ, which encodes MVEILTVSTGRQGLFEFTAQVQALVDRSGTEEGLCTLLIQHTSASLTIQENADPSAQHDLERWLARLVPENDSLYTHTFEGADDMPAHIKSALTSTSLSIPIKSGRLCLGTWQGVFCWEHRHHASSRKIAVHIGR
- the mtnN gene encoding 5'-methylthioadenosine/S-adenosylhomocysteine nucleosidase, which gives rise to MSTEQTLADLLKQKSGDIRIGIIGAMDEEIELLKSSLQDREDHEIAGYHLFTGTLHGKDIVLLKSGIGKVNAAIGTTILLQVFKPDCIINTGSAGGFDPSLQVGDIVISSEVRHHDVDLTVFGYEYGQVPRQPAAFSPDPTLAEIAERCIARMEGMQTTRGLICTGDQFMNDPARTERKRKLFPQMKAVEMEAAAIAQTCTQFKTPFIVIRALSDIAGQESGISFDQFLVTAARHSAEMIIAMIAELAAN
- the tusD gene encoding sulfurtransferase complex subunit TusD translates to MKFSLIVQSSPCSQQAASTALRYARALLSEGHELFRVFFYADGTLIANSQIAPPQDETHLPAEWQTLAKEHKLDLVVCIAAAVKRGVLSDQEAQRYEKPAGNLAPRFELSGLGQLAEAIALSDRVVTFGG
- a CDS encoding Bax inhibitor-1/YccA family protein, yielding MNFEDTMRNINTYQTQSGASALQTNKVLRNTYFLLGLTLAWSALIAGVAAVMALPHPGFLITIVGFYGLLYLTEKNRNSGLGLLFVFMLTGFMGYTLGPIINYATVGGGSEIVMTALGGTALAFFVTSAYALTTKRDLSFLAGMLMTGFVVLIVAVIANIFLQMPALTLAISAMFILFSSAAIMFTTQQIVNGGETNYISATVTLYVSIYNIFISLLNMLGIMDD
- a CDS encoding TusE/DsrC/DsvC family sulfur relay protein, giving the protein MGIAFDDEGYLRNLADWSPAVAEQVASAEGIELSAAHWEIIEVIRDFYQQFELSPAMRPLVKAVAIKLGPEKGKSIYLMKLFPGSPAKLVAKIAGLPKPDNCL
- a CDS encoding chemotaxis protein CheW is translated as MGLESAAEHLKKLQSEHMIGQEANDAKRGNQEEVVYHQWATFKVDNELYGVDVIQVKEVLRYSEITPVPGADYFILGIINLRGNVVTVIDTRQMFGLSRHEPDDDTRIIVVEYNEQEVVGLVVDSVDEVINLPQQDIDRAPNATGEETAKRFVQGVCYYNNILIILLDLLKMLQSITPMEVSDEF
- a CDS encoding pyridoxal-phosphate-dependent aminotransferase family protein, with translation MTTSFHPPQRTLMGPGPSDVSPRVLAAMARPTIGHLDPEFIRMMDELKGMLKSLFKTDNELTLPVSAPGSAGMEACFVNLVEPGDKVIVCQNGVFGGRMKENVERFGGECILLQDDWGKPVDPEKVKAAFAEHDDVKVLAFVHAETSTGVRSDARTLCQIAKENGALTIVDAVTSLGGIEVDVDGWGIDAIYSGTQKCLSCPPGISPVSFSPRAVEAVKNRKTPVPSWFLDKNLVMGYWGGGGKRAYHHTAPVNSLYALHEALVMVEEEGLENAWARHQKLHLALRAGLEAMGIGFLVDEESRLPQLNSVMIPEGVDDAQVRTALLQNYNLEIGAGLGDLAGKVWRIGLMGSACTQRNVMLCLDALENTLSAMQAPINTGVAAQAAAAVLAE
- the tusC gene encoding sulfurtransferase complex subunit TusC, with protein sequence MSENKSVLIINRSAPYGSSAARESLDVALTCSIFEMPVSLLFLSDGIFQLLQGQSPEALEQKKLEAMLSALPMYDIDQILVCREDFEQHGLSEAQLCLPVQLIDADQIASLIQKHDTVLTF
- a CDS encoding NAD(P)-dependent oxidoreductase, producing the protein MKVAFIGLGVMGYPMAGHLSKAGHEVKVYNRTATKAEAWVDDYKGSYALTPAAAAEGAEIVFTCVGNDDDLREVTCTEQGVLAGMQAGSILVDHTTASAEIARELAERAAEQGVGFLDAPVSGGQAGAENGVLSVMVGGDARIFEKAEAVMDCYSKSIRLLGDAGSGQLAKMVNQICIAGLVQGLAEGVHFAKRAGLDAEQVFDVIQHGAAGSWQMVNRHQTMIADEFDFGFAVDWMRKDLNIVLEEARKNGAKLPVTALVDQFYADVQSQGGGRFDTSSLLKRLEPGK
- a CDS encoding TlpA disulfide reductase family protein, coding for MNHILRLCLLSLLLLTPPLHAAPANLYQLSYSDLTNTPVSLAQYKGKVILLNFWATWCPPCIKEMPSMQRLKTQLADQPFEIVAINMGEDSQSVTDFLQQLETQLSFPVLLDPDNDSFKTFKVRGLPMTLLYDQEGNLVETIMGVREWDQPSAVAGIKALIRR